One Malania oleifera isolate guangnan ecotype guangnan chromosome 10, ASM2987363v1, whole genome shotgun sequence genomic region harbors:
- the LOC131166288 gene encoding uncharacterized protein At1g01500, producing MDYQDGGLPMAISKNSNSTSDSANVYCLMNGPSSPPSGQLEIRLFFARFAPCVIDSVPDHLTLCHIRREIGISLEINGSRIPASDTASLTLRRDRLVKESSEVTYVSTDSVRVTGSVEFEMYEKENMILCGSLERMESPWGNGSVGLSENYSRAGWSMDCFMAASIATGSSAFFQPKLGISSPSIEVYIAGCSLGAPVILTKTIQISPRRKPVRHGALDAIPEGEEILKEQNCSNGMVIKPEVQITDAEVEDCKLDGKIDGSMYSDEMCLSEDGQLSWFNAGVRVGVGIGLGMCVGIGIGVGLLMHSYQSATRNFRRRFL from the exons CGGCGAACGTGTACTGTCTCATGAATGGACCGTCTTCGCCACCTTCGGGGCAATTAGAAATTCGTCTTTTCTTCGCCCGCTTTGCGCCGTGTGTCATTGATAGCGTGCCCGATCATCTAACACTCTGCCATATCCGTCGCGAAATTGGCATCTCGCTTGAAATCAATGGGTCTCGCATACCAGCCTCGGACACGGCATCACTGACCCTGCGTCGTGACCGGCTTGTTAAGGAGTCATCCGAAGTTACATATGTGAGTACGGATAGTGTTAGGGTTACTGGCAGTGTAGAATTCGAGATGTACGAGAAGGAGAATATGATTCTATGCGGGTCGCTTGAAAGAATGGAATCTCCATGGGGCAATGGAAGTGTTGGTCTGTCAGAGAATTATTCAAGAGCAGGCTGGAGTATGGATTGTTTTATGGCAGCTTCAATTGCAACCGGCTCGTCTGCATTCTTTCAGCCTAAACTTGGGATTTCTTCACCATCTATTGAGGTTTATATTGCGGGTTGCAGCTTGGGTGCGCCTGTGATTCTAACCAAGACAATTCAAATTAGTCCTAGGCGGAAGCCAGTGAGGCATGGCGCACTTGATGCTATTCCGGAAGGGGAAGAGATTTTAAAAGAGCAGAATTGCAGTAATGGGATGGTTATTAAGCCAGAAGTCCAG ATAACAGATGCTGAAGTTGAGGATTGCAAGTTGGATGGGAAAATTGATGGCAGCATGTACTCTGATGAAATGTGTCTCAGTGAGGATGGCCAACTCTCATGGTTCAATGCCGGGGTAAGAGTTGGTGTTGGGATTGGTCTTGGGATGTGCGTTGGGATTGGAATTGGTGTTGGACTGCTTATGCACTCATATCAATCAGCAACCAGAAATTTCAGGAGAAGGTTTTTATAA